A region of Asticcacaulis excentricus DNA encodes the following proteins:
- a CDS encoding DUF2336 domain-containing protein: MTASRSLLSETDVARLVRSDNADDRAVATHKVCRLMERSELSEVERAAAQEIIRLLADDAAELVRKSLAVTLRTSSLLPHDVALRLSRDVQAVAVPVLSYSPVFTDEDLADIIRSGGPVRQMAVARRETLSETVTTALAEHGVEEAVVIACANNQAVFSSAGMDAVLERFGESEIVQNTLINRQHLPVSVTEKLIHMVSQSLKEQLVSRHAIQPETAVQITEATQERATLDVADQTGASRDPAALARHLVIAGRMTPSLMLRALARGHMAFFEHALAELSGVPHDRCWLMVHDAGALGLRAIYDRAGLPARMFQTFRIAVDTYHSLASENADPDVLRFQARMIERFLTQVPFAPREDLIYLYERLDRDARGRRRVGKSTLQAA, translated from the coding sequence ATGACCGCTTCGCGTAGCCTGCTTTCCGAAACGGACGTCGCCCGTCTGGTCAGAAGTGACAATGCCGATGATCGCGCTGTGGCCACCCATAAGGTGTGCCGCCTGATGGAACGCAGCGAACTGAGCGAAGTCGAGCGCGCCGCCGCGCAGGAAATCATCCGCCTGCTGGCTGACGATGCCGCCGAACTGGTGCGCAAGTCGCTGGCGGTCACCTTGCGCACCTCCAGCCTGCTGCCGCACGACGTCGCCTTGCGCCTGTCGCGCGACGTGCAGGCGGTCGCCGTGCCGGTCTTGAGCTATTCGCCGGTGTTTACCGACGAAGATCTGGCCGACATCATCCGCTCCGGCGGGCCTGTGCGTCAGATGGCCGTGGCACGCCGCGAAACCCTGTCGGAAACCGTGACAACGGCCCTGGCCGAACACGGCGTCGAAGAGGCGGTCGTGATCGCCTGCGCCAATAATCAGGCCGTGTTCAGCAGCGCCGGCATGGATGCGGTGCTGGAACGCTTTGGCGAGTCCGAAATTGTACAGAACACGCTGATCAATCGTCAGCATCTGCCGGTCTCGGTGACTGAAAAGCTGATCCATATGGTCAGCCAGTCGCTGAAAGAACAACTGGTGTCGCGTCACGCCATCCAGCCGGAAACGGCGGTGCAGATCACCGAGGCGACGCAGGAGCGCGCCACGCTGGACGTTGCCGATCAGACGGGGGCCAGCCGTGATCCGGCGGCTTTGGCGCGCCACCTTGTCATCGCCGGGCGCATGACGCCGTCCCTGATGCTGCGGGCGCTGGCGCGCGGGCATATGGCCTTCTTTGAGCACGCTCTGGCGGAACTGTCGGGCGTGCCGCACGATCGCTGCTGGCTGATGGTGCATGATGCCGGCGCACTGGGGCTGCGCGCCATCTATGACCGGGCGGGCCTGCCGGCGCGTATGTTCCAGACCTTCCGCATCGCTGTGGACACCTATCATTCGCTGGCCAGCGAAAATGCCGATCCCGACGTGTTGCGCTTTCAGGCGCGCATGATCGAACGCTTTTTGACTCAGGTGCCGTTCGCGCCTCGCGAGGACCTGATCTATCTCTATGAGCGCC